One Psychrobacillus glaciei genomic region harbors:
- the dnaJ gene encoding molecular chaperone DnaJ gives MNKRDYYEVLGLSKSASPDEIKKAYRKLSKQYHPDINKAADAEDKFKEISEAYEVLSDDQKRAQYDQFGHAGPNQGFGGGGDGFGFEDIFSSFFGGGGGSRRRDPNAPRKGDDLQYSMTIEFEEAVFGKEKEIEIAKEETCDTCSGSGAKPGTHPEKCSHCNGAGQVNVTQDTPFGRIQTKRACNHCHGAGKIIKDKCATCYGKGTVNKRKKIKVTIPAGVDDGQQLRVSGQGEPGINGGPAGDLYIVFRVKADPRYERDGDDIYYELPLTYAQAALGDEIEVPTVQGKVKLKIPAGTQSQTKFRLKGKGVKNVHGYGVGDQHVIVKVITPKKLTEKQKQLLREFAEISGDIPEEQGSSLFDKIKKTLKGE, from the coding sequence ATGAATAAGCGTGATTATTACGAAGTACTTGGTTTGTCTAAAAGTGCTTCTCCAGATGAGATAAAGAAAGCTTATCGAAAGCTTTCGAAACAATATCACCCGGATATTAACAAAGCGGCAGATGCTGAGGATAAATTCAAAGAAATATCAGAAGCATATGAAGTGTTAAGTGATGACCAAAAACGAGCACAATATGATCAATTTGGCCATGCAGGACCGAACCAAGGATTTGGTGGCGGTGGAGATGGCTTCGGTTTTGAAGATATTTTCAGTTCATTTTTTGGTGGTGGAGGTGGGTCGCGTAGACGAGATCCGAATGCACCAAGAAAAGGTGATGATCTTCAATATTCCATGACAATTGAGTTTGAAGAAGCGGTATTTGGGAAAGAAAAAGAAATTGAAATTGCGAAAGAAGAAACTTGTGATACATGTAGTGGGAGTGGAGCAAAACCTGGAACACACCCAGAAAAATGTTCACATTGTAATGGAGCAGGTCAAGTAAATGTGACGCAAGATACACCATTCGGACGTATTCAAACAAAACGTGCATGTAACCACTGTCATGGAGCAGGTAAAATCATAAAAGATAAATGTGCAACTTGCTATGGTAAAGGAACAGTTAATAAACGCAAAAAAATCAAAGTTACCATTCCAGCTGGTGTAGATGATGGCCAACAACTTCGAGTAAGCGGTCAAGGGGAACCAGGTATTAATGGAGGTCCTGCTGGAGATTTATATATTGTATTCCGTGTAAAAGCAGACCCACGATATGAACGTGATGGGGACGATATTTACTATGAACTGCCATTAACGTATGCACAGGCAGCGCTAGGGGACGAAATCGAAGTGCCGACTGTACAAGGTAAAGTAAAATTAAAGATTCCTGCAGGAACTCAATCACAAACGAAATTCCGCTTAAAAGGAAAAGGTGTGAAAAACGTTCATGGGTACGGAGTTGGTGATCAGCACGTTATTGTGAAAGTAATCACGCCGAAAAAACTTACGGAAAAACAAAAACAATTACTTCGTGAATTTGCCGAAATAAGTGGAGATATTCCAGAAGAGCAAGGCAGCTCATTGTTTGATAAGATTAAAAAGACATTAAAAGGTGAATAA
- the mtaB gene encoding tRNA (N(6)-L-threonylcarbamoyladenosine(37)-C(2))-methylthiotransferase MtaB, protein MSSVAFHTLGCKVNHYETEAIWQLFKENGYERTDFEKQSDVYVINTCTVTNTGDKKSRQVIRRAIRQNPNAVICVTGCYAQTSPAEIMAIPGVDIVVGTQERTKMLDYIEQYKVERKPINAVGNIMKNRVYEELDVPSFTDRTRASLKIQEGCNNFCTFCIIPWARGLMRSRDPEEVVHQAQQLVDAGYLEIVLTGIHTGGYGEDLKNYNLAHLLRDIESNVKGLKRLRISSIEASQLSDEVIDVLRDSKIIVRHLHIPIQSGSDTVLKRMRRKYTMAFFANRLDRLREALPNLAITSDVIVGFPGETEGEFMETFHFIRDQRFAELHVFPYSKRTGTPAARMEDQVDEEVKNERVHRLISLNDQLAVEYASRFEGEILEIIPEEKYKLDSKPNLVEGYTDNYLKVVIPGSEDLIGKLVRVKITKSGYPYNEGQFVRVLDHVEELV, encoded by the coding sequence ATGTCATCCGTTGCATTCCATACATTAGGCTGTAAGGTTAATCATTATGAGACAGAAGCTATTTGGCAATTATTTAAAGAGAATGGCTATGAACGAACAGATTTTGAAAAACAATCTGATGTATATGTGATCAATACATGTACAGTTACAAATACGGGCGATAAAAAAAGTCGTCAAGTCATTCGTCGTGCCATTCGTCAAAATCCGAATGCGGTTATATGTGTAACAGGGTGTTATGCACAAACGTCGCCAGCTGAAATTATGGCGATTCCAGGAGTCGATATTGTCGTTGGAACGCAAGAACGAACAAAGATGCTTGATTATATTGAACAATACAAAGTAGAGCGAAAACCGATTAACGCGGTTGGAAATATTATGAAGAATCGTGTGTATGAAGAGTTAGATGTGCCGTCCTTCACGGATCGCACCCGTGCATCTTTAAAAATCCAAGAAGGTTGTAATAACTTCTGTACTTTTTGTATAATCCCATGGGCTCGCGGACTTATGCGTTCTCGTGATCCAGAAGAAGTTGTCCATCAAGCTCAACAACTAGTGGATGCTGGTTATTTAGAAATCGTCTTAACAGGAATCCATACTGGTGGTTACGGTGAAGATTTAAAAAACTATAACTTAGCGCATCTTTTAAGGGATATTGAATCGAATGTAAAAGGGCTTAAAAGGCTTCGAATTAGCTCAATTGAAGCTAGCCAATTATCCGATGAAGTAATTGATGTTCTGCGTGATTCGAAGATTATTGTTAGGCATCTACATATCCCTATTCAATCTGGATCAGATACTGTACTTAAAAGAATGCGTAGAAAATATACAATGGCATTTTTCGCTAATCGATTGGATCGTTTAAGAGAAGCACTTCCTAATTTAGCAATAACTTCAGATGTAATTGTCGGTTTCCCTGGTGAAACCGAGGGAGAATTTATGGAGACCTTTCATTTTATTCGAGATCAACGTTTTGCAGAGCTTCATGTTTTCCCATATTCTAAGCGTACAGGTACTCCTGCTGCTAGAATGGAAGACCAAGTCGATGAAGAAGTAAAAAATGAGCGCGTACACCGTTTAATCTCATTAAATGACCAATTAGCTGTAGAATACGCTTCTCGTTTTGAAGGAGAAATATTAGAAATTATTCCAGAAGAAAAATATAAATTGGATTCTAAGCCGAATTTAGTTGAAGGATATACGGATAACTACTTAAAAGTTGTTATTCCTGGTTCAGAAGATTTAATCGGAAAGCTAGTTCGTGTGAAAATCACTAAATCTGGTTACCCTTACAACGAAGGTCAATTTGTTCGAGTATTAGATCACGTTGAAGAGTTAGTCTAA
- the lepA gene encoding translation elongation factor 4 — protein sequence MNHEQRIERQKKIRNFSIIAHIDHGKSTLADRILEKTKTLTSREMKAQLLDSMDLERERGITIKLNAVQLTYTAKNGEEYIFHLIDTPGHVDFTYEVSRSLAACEGAILVVDAAQGIEAQTLANVYLALDNDLEILPVINKIDLPAADPERVRKEVEEVIGLDASEAVLASAKAGIGIEEILEQIVEKVPAPTGDPSAPLKALIFDSLFDPYRGVIVYIRVMEGTVKPGDTIKMMSSGKEFEVVETGVFTPKTTQRSELTVGDVGFLTASMKHVGDSSVGDTITLASDPATEALTGYRKMNPMVFCGLYPIDNTKYVDLRDALEKLQLNDSALEFEPETSQALGFGYRCGFLGLLHMEIIQERIEREFKIDLITTAPSVVYDVKLTNGETMKVDNPSMMPDVQKVDTIEEPFVKASIMVPEDYVGSVMELCQRKRGNFITMDFLSKARVNIIYEIPLSEIVYDFFDSLKSSTKGYASFDYELIGYKESKLVKMDILLNSEKVDALSFIVHKDFAYDRGKVIVEKLKALIPRQQFEVPVQAAIGQKIVARSTIKSIGKNVLAKCYGGDISRKRKLLDKQKEGKKRMKQVGSVEVPQEAFMAVLKMDEPNK from the coding sequence ATGAATCATGAACAAAGAATTGAACGTCAGAAAAAAATCCGTAACTTTTCGATTATTGCCCACATTGACCATGGAAAATCAACTTTGGCAGATCGTATTTTAGAGAAAACAAAAACATTGACTTCTCGTGAAATGAAAGCCCAATTACTCGATTCGATGGACTTAGAGCGAGAAAGAGGTATTACCATCAAACTGAATGCTGTTCAGTTAACGTATACTGCTAAAAATGGAGAAGAATATATCTTTCATCTGATTGACACACCTGGACATGTCGATTTTACATATGAAGTTTCCAGAAGTTTAGCCGCATGTGAAGGAGCTATTTTAGTTGTCGATGCTGCACAAGGTATTGAAGCGCAGACGCTAGCAAATGTGTATTTGGCATTAGATAATGATTTAGAAATATTACCAGTTATTAATAAGATAGATTTACCAGCTGCTGATCCAGAACGCGTAAGAAAAGAAGTGGAAGAAGTAATTGGACTTGATGCTTCAGAAGCAGTTCTTGCATCTGCAAAAGCAGGGATAGGTATTGAAGAAATTTTAGAACAAATTGTAGAGAAAGTTCCTGCACCCACTGGAGATCCTTCTGCACCACTTAAAGCGTTGATCTTCGACTCCTTATTTGACCCTTACCGAGGCGTAATTGTATATATCCGAGTTATGGAAGGAACTGTTAAACCTGGAGATACGATAAAAATGATGTCTTCTGGTAAAGAATTCGAAGTTGTTGAAACGGGTGTATTCACACCAAAAACAACACAACGCTCAGAGCTAACAGTTGGAGATGTTGGTTTCTTAACTGCTTCGATGAAACATGTAGGAGATTCCAGTGTTGGGGATACTATTACATTAGCTTCTGACCCTGCAACAGAAGCTTTAACGGGATATCGCAAAATGAACCCTATGGTATTCTGTGGATTGTATCCAATTGATAACACGAAATACGTTGACTTACGTGATGCACTTGAAAAGCTACAGTTGAATGACTCAGCACTTGAGTTCGAACCCGAAACATCTCAAGCATTGGGATTTGGTTATCGATGTGGTTTCTTAGGTTTACTGCATATGGAAATTATTCAAGAGCGCATCGAACGCGAATTTAAAATAGATTTAATCACAACTGCGCCAAGTGTTGTTTATGATGTGAAGCTAACGAATGGTGAAACCATGAAAGTAGATAACCCATCGATGATGCCGGATGTCCAAAAAGTAGATACGATTGAAGAGCCGTTTGTGAAAGCTTCTATCATGGTTCCAGAAGACTATGTAGGGTCTGTAATGGAATTATGCCAACGTAAACGTGGTAATTTTATTACAATGGATTTCTTATCTAAAGCCCGCGTTAATATCATTTATGAAATTCCATTATCTGAAATTGTATATGACTTTTTTGATTCTTTAAAATCGAGCACAAAAGGATATGCTTCTTTTGATTATGAGTTAATTGGATACAAAGAATCGAAACTAGTGAAAATGGATATTCTGCTGAATAGCGAAAAAGTAGATGCTTTAAGCTTTATCGTCCACAAAGATTTTGCTTATGATCGCGGAAAAGTGATTGTTGAAAAATTAAAAGCCCTTATTCCAAGACAACAATTTGAAGTACCAGTTCAAGCTGCCATTGGTCAAAAAATAGTGGCTCGTTCTACCATCAAATCAATAGGTAAAAATGTTTTAGCTAAATGTTATGGTGGAGATATTTCACGTAAACGTAAATTGCTTGATAAACAAAAAGAAGGTAAGAAACGAATGAAACAAGTTGGTTCTGTGGAAGTTCCGCAAGAAGCATTTATGGCAGTTCTGAAGATGGACGAGCCGAATAAATAA
- the dnaK gene encoding molecular chaperone DnaK yields MSKIIGIDLGTTNSCVSVLEGGEPKVIPNPEGNRTTPSVVAFKNGEKQVGEVAKRQSITNPNTIASVKRLMGTNEKVKAEDKEYTPQEVSAMILQYLKGYAEEYLGEKVTKAVITVPAYFNDAERQATKDAGRIAGLEVERIINEPTAAALAYGLDKMDHDEKILVYDLGGGTFDVSILELGDGVFEVLATAGDNRLGGDDFDQIVMDYLVQEFKKDNGIDLSQDKMAVQRLKDAAEKAKKDLSGVTSTQISLPFITAGEAGPLHLEVTMTRAKFDDLTASLVERTMVPTRQAMKDAGLSASQIDKVILVGGSTRIPAVQDAIKKETGKEPHKGVNPDEVVAMGAAVQGGVLTGDVKDVVLLDVTPLSLGIETMGGVFTKLIERNTTIPTSKSQTFSTAADNQPAVDIHVLQGERPMATDNKTLGRFQLSDIPPAPRGIPQIEVTFDIDKNGIVNVKAKDLGTQKEQNITIQSNSSLSDEEIERMVKEAEANAEADKVRKEEAEVKNEADQLVFMTEKTLKDLEDKVSEEEKKSAEDAKEELKAALEAGNLEEIKTKKDKLNEIVQQLTMKMYEQAQADAAANGGGQADATDDGVVDAEFEEVNDDKDK; encoded by the coding sequence ATGTCTAAAATTATTGGTATTGACTTAGGAACAACAAACTCATGTGTATCTGTATTAGAAGGTGGAGAACCAAAAGTAATTCCAAATCCAGAAGGAAACCGTACAACGCCATCTGTAGTTGCTTTTAAAAATGGAGAAAAACAAGTTGGGGAAGTAGCAAAACGTCAATCTATCACGAACCCAAACACTATTGCATCTGTAAAACGTCTAATGGGTACAAATGAAAAAGTGAAAGCAGAAGATAAAGAATATACACCTCAAGAAGTTTCTGCAATGATTCTACAATACTTAAAGGGATATGCAGAAGAATACTTAGGGGAAAAAGTGACGAAAGCGGTCATTACAGTTCCTGCTTACTTTAACGATGCAGAGCGTCAAGCAACAAAAGATGCTGGTCGTATCGCTGGACTAGAAGTTGAACGTATTATTAACGAACCAACTGCAGCTGCACTTGCATATGGTTTAGATAAAATGGATCATGATGAAAAAATATTAGTATATGATTTAGGTGGAGGTACATTTGACGTTTCAATCCTAGAACTTGGTGATGGAGTATTTGAAGTACTTGCAACTGCCGGAGACAATCGTCTTGGTGGAGATGACTTTGACCAAATAGTAATGGATTACCTAGTACAAGAATTCAAAAAAGATAATGGAATTGACTTATCACAAGATAAAATGGCAGTTCAACGTCTAAAAGATGCTGCTGAAAAAGCGAAAAAAGACTTGTCAGGTGTAACTTCAACACAAATTTCATTACCATTCATCACTGCAGGCGAAGCTGGACCACTTCACTTAGAAGTTACAATGACTCGTGCAAAATTCGATGATTTAACAGCTAGCTTAGTAGAGCGTACGATGGTACCAACTCGTCAAGCCATGAAAGATGCAGGTTTATCAGCTTCACAAATCGATAAAGTTATCCTTGTGGGTGGATCTACACGTATTCCAGCCGTACAAGATGCGATTAAAAAAGAAACTGGTAAAGAACCACATAAAGGTGTAAACCCAGATGAAGTTGTAGCGATGGGTGCTGCAGTTCAAGGTGGAGTATTAACTGGAGATGTAAAAGACGTTGTATTACTTGACGTAACACCTCTTTCATTAGGTATTGAAACAATGGGCGGCGTATTCACAAAGTTAATCGAACGTAATACGACAATCCCTACATCAAAATCCCAAACTTTCTCAACTGCAGCAGACAACCAACCAGCTGTTGATATTCACGTGTTACAAGGGGAACGTCCAATGGCTACAGATAACAAAACACTTGGCCGTTTTCAACTTTCGGATATTCCACCAGCACCACGTGGTATTCCACAAATCGAAGTAACATTCGATATTGACAAAAATGGTATCGTAAATGTTAAGGCGAAAGACCTTGGTACACAAAAGGAACAAAATATTACAATTCAATCGAACTCTTCACTTTCTGATGAAGAAATCGAGCGTATGGTAAAAGAAGCAGAAGCTAACGCTGAAGCAGATAAAGTTCGTAAAGAAGAAGCAGAAGTGAAAAATGAAGCAGATCAATTAGTATTTATGACTGAAAAAACATTAAAAGATTTAGAGGATAAAGTATCAGAAGAAGAGAAAAAATCTGCTGAAGATGCAAAAGAAGAGTTAAAAGCTGCTCTAGAAGCTGGCAACTTAGAAGAAATTAAAACGAAAAAAGATAAGTTAAACGAAATCGTTCAACAATTAACAATGAAAATGTACGAGCAAGCGCAAGCAGATGCTGCTGCCAATGGCGGCGGCCAAGCGGATGCAACGGATGACGGTGTTGTTGACGCAGAGTTTGAAGAAGTAAACGACGATAAAGATAAGTAA
- the hrcA gene encoding heat-inducible transcriptional repressor HrcA: MLTNRQLLILQVTVDDFIETAQPVGSRQISKKEEVPYSPATIRNDMADLEDMGFLEKTHTSSGRVPSEKGYRYYVDNMLTPQRVSKDEIKQIRSVFEERMVETEQIIRKSATILSELTNYTSILLGMDVRKHRVKRFSIVPLTDDSAVAIIVTDSGHVENRVFSIPEIYTSSDIERMVNLLNDSLIGVHLHDLPGKLEAVTHSLLKQRVGHFNNLLSSFNKSMGIEQEDKVYYGGKMHLLNQPEFNDLEKARSIMYLMDHVRQIPSIFPVDKKGIQIRIGSENNHLAMEDCSVITATYAIGEEQMGSIAIIGPTRMDYKRVVSLLDVMSTDLSRELSRILNGHHG, encoded by the coding sequence ATGCTAACTAATAGGCAATTATTAATATTGCAAGTAACGGTAGATGATTTTATTGAAACCGCTCAGCCAGTTGGATCTCGTCAAATTTCGAAAAAGGAGGAAGTTCCATATAGTCCTGCTACCATTCGAAATGATATGGCGGATTTAGAAGACATGGGATTCTTAGAGAAAACTCATACTTCGTCTGGGCGTGTCCCTTCTGAAAAAGGGTACCGTTACTATGTAGACAATATGTTAACTCCACAACGAGTATCGAAAGACGAGATTAAGCAAATTCGATCTGTGTTTGAAGAACGAATGGTGGAGACGGAGCAAATTATTCGTAAATCAGCAACGATTTTGTCTGAACTAACGAATTACACCTCCATATTACTAGGAATGGATGTTAGAAAACATCGAGTAAAACGATTTTCAATCGTCCCACTTACGGATGATTCCGCTGTTGCGATAATCGTTACAGATAGTGGACATGTTGAAAATCGAGTATTTTCAATCCCCGAAATCTATACTTCATCGGATATTGAACGAATGGTTAATTTGCTAAACGATAGCTTAATAGGAGTTCATTTACATGATCTTCCCGGAAAGTTGGAAGCTGTTACACACTCTTTATTAAAACAGCGTGTAGGACATTTTAATAACCTTTTAAGTTCATTTAATAAGTCCATGGGGATAGAGCAAGAGGACAAAGTATACTACGGTGGTAAAATGCATCTGTTGAATCAACCTGAATTTAATGATTTAGAAAAAGCTCGAAGTATTATGTACTTGATGGATCATGTAAGACAAATTCCTAGTATTTTCCCTGTTGATAAAAAAGGAATTCAAATCCGAATTGGTTCCGAAAACAATCATCTAGCTATGGAGGACTGTAGTGTTATTACAGCAACATATGCGATTGGTGAAGAGCAAATGGGTTCTATTGCAATAATTGGTCCTACACGTATGGATTATAAGCGTGTCGTTTCTTTACTCGATGTAATGAGTACCGATTTATCAAGAGAATTATCTAGAATATTAAATGGTCATCATGGATAA
- the prmA gene encoding 50S ribosomal protein L11 methyltransferase, whose product MKWSELSIHTTNEAVDAISNILHEAGASGVVIEDSEELVREREDRFGEIYSLNPDDFPVDGVRVKAYLAETSFLLETVEEIKLAVNNLQNFNIDIGHNVVTVQEVDEEDWATAWKKYYHPVKISNRFTIVPTWEEYDRVSTDELIIELDPGMAFGTGTHPTTVMCLQALEKTVQPNSKVIDVGTGSGVLSIGAAKLGATSIHALDLDEVAVTSAKENIVLNHVEHLIEVTHGNLLDNVSEQADIVIANILAEIIMTFTDDAFSIVKEEGLFITSGIIFAKKEDVKNALQKSGFEIVEVMMMEDWVTIISKKPLL is encoded by the coding sequence GTGAAATGGTCTGAGCTATCTATTCATACAACAAACGAAGCAGTAGATGCGATAAGTAATATTTTGCATGAAGCTGGTGCAAGTGGGGTAGTCATTGAAGACTCGGAAGAGTTAGTGAGAGAAAGGGAAGATCGATTTGGTGAAATTTATAGCTTAAATCCAGATGATTTTCCAGTAGATGGAGTTCGTGTTAAAGCTTATTTAGCAGAAACTAGCTTTCTATTAGAAACGGTAGAAGAGATCAAGCTTGCGGTTAACAACTTACAAAACTTTAATATTGATATTGGACATAATGTTGTAACGGTTCAAGAAGTAGATGAAGAAGATTGGGCAACTGCTTGGAAAAAATACTACCATCCAGTGAAAATCTCTAATCGTTTTACAATTGTTCCAACTTGGGAAGAATATGACAGAGTAAGTACTGATGAGTTAATAATTGAACTAGACCCAGGTATGGCGTTTGGAACAGGTACACATCCAACCACTGTAATGTGTCTTCAAGCCTTGGAAAAAACAGTACAACCGAACTCGAAAGTGATCGACGTGGGTACTGGTTCAGGTGTCCTTTCTATTGGCGCAGCAAAACTTGGGGCAACATCTATTCATGCACTTGATTTAGATGAAGTAGCAGTGACTTCAGCCAAAGAGAATATAGTGTTAAATCATGTAGAGCATTTGATTGAAGTGACGCATGGTAATTTACTTGACAATGTAAGCGAACAAGCAGATATCGTAATCGCAAATATTTTAGCGGAAATAATTATGACATTTACGGATGATGCATTCTCAATAGTGAAGGAAGAAGGTTTATTTATAACTTCTGGAATAATCTTTGCTAAAAAAGAAGATGTAAAAAATGCATTGCAAAAATCCGGCTTTGAAATTGTAGAAGTTATGATGATGGAAGACTGGGTTACAATCATTTCCAAAAAACCGCTTCTTTAA
- the hemW gene encoding radical SAM family heme chaperone HemW, whose protein sequence is MARGVYIHIPFCHQICNYCDFNKFFFHNQPVDEYIESLGREMELYTEQYKDEPIETIFIGGGTPTSLSEAQLERLFSLIHQYIPLKDVVEFTSEANPDELTYEKMKLMHTSGVNRLSMGVQTFDQELLKVIGRTHSNEHVYAVIENAKKIGFPSISMDLMYGLPNQTMEQWKHSLKEVFRLKIPHISAYSLIVEPKTIFYNLMSKGKLSLPGEDLEADMYGYLLDEMQKQGYNQYEISNFSFKGKESRHNLLYWDNDEYIGLGAGAHGYVNNNRYSNHGPLKKYMQTLDSNEKPIMLQKEVTKVEKMEEEMFLGLRKNAGVSLERFKIRFGKPLQDIYGNQLDELVRKQLIVIEDNYVKLTRRGRFVGNEVFQYFLQ, encoded by the coding sequence ATGGCACGTGGGGTATATATCCACATTCCTTTTTGTCATCAAATTTGTAATTATTGCGATTTCAATAAATTTTTCTTTCATAACCAGCCGGTGGATGAATATATAGAATCATTAGGTAGAGAGATGGAATTGTATACGGAACAATATAAAGATGAACCAATTGAAACTATTTTCATCGGTGGGGGAACTCCTACATCTTTATCTGAAGCTCAGTTAGAGCGCTTATTTTCATTGATCCATCAATACATTCCCTTAAAAGATGTTGTAGAGTTTACCTCGGAAGCGAACCCAGATGAGCTAACATATGAAAAAATGAAACTAATGCATACTTCTGGAGTAAATAGATTAAGTATGGGAGTTCAAACATTTGATCAAGAACTTCTAAAAGTAATTGGTAGAACACATTCGAACGAACATGTGTATGCAGTAATTGAAAATGCCAAAAAGATAGGTTTTCCATCTATCAGCATGGATTTAATGTATGGTTTACCAAACCAAACGATGGAACAGTGGAAGCATTCTTTAAAAGAAGTATTTCGACTAAAAATTCCTCATATTTCAGCTTATTCTTTGATAGTTGAACCAAAAACGATTTTTTATAACTTAATGTCAAAAGGAAAACTTTCTTTACCAGGGGAAGATTTAGAAGCGGACATGTATGGATACTTATTGGATGAAATGCAAAAACAGGGCTACAATCAATATGAAATTAGTAACTTTTCCTTCAAAGGGAAAGAATCAAGGCATAATTTACTTTACTGGGATAATGATGAATATATAGGATTAGGAGCAGGAGCTCATGGCTATGTAAATAATAATCGATATTCGAATCACGGACCTTTAAAGAAGTATATGCAAACCTTAGATTCAAATGAAAAACCTATTATGCTACAAAAAGAAGTTACGAAAGTTGAAAAAATGGAAGAGGAAATGTTTTTAGGATTGCGTAAAAACGCAGGAGTTTCTTTAGAAAGATTTAAAATTCGTTTTGGAAAGCCATTACAAGATATTTATGGGAATCAGTTAGATGAACTTGTTCGAAAACAATTGATTGTTATTGAAGATAATTACGTAAAGCTTACTCGTCGTGGTCGTTTTGTTGGAAATGAAGTATTTCAATATTTTCTTCAATAA
- the grpE gene encoding nucleotide exchange factor GrpE, producing MSKHKDETVEELEVEKLEDQEKMTSEEETTEEAIDEVLEVDELTLVKQELEEEKNKSIRLRADFENYKRRVQLDKEADYKYRAQPVLTDILPVLDNFERALAVPTTSEEAASLVKGVEMVYRTLLDAVSKEGLEPIESEGVPFDPNFHQAVMQEQDDSKDSGIVLQELQKGYKLKDRILRPSMVKVNE from the coding sequence ATGTCAAAACATAAAGATGAAACAGTTGAAGAATTAGAAGTTGAAAAGTTGGAAGATCAAGAAAAAATGACTTCTGAAGAAGAAACTACGGAAGAAGCGATCGATGAAGTTTTGGAAGTGGACGAACTTACGCTTGTTAAACAAGAATTGGAAGAAGAAAAAAACAAGTCCATTCGATTAAGAGCAGATTTTGAAAATTATAAGCGCAGAGTTCAACTAGACAAGGAAGCAGATTATAAATACCGTGCACAGCCTGTTTTAACAGACATTTTGCCAGTATTAGATAACTTCGAACGAGCACTTGCAGTTCCAACGACATCTGAGGAAGCAGCCTCTTTAGTAAAAGGTGTAGAAATGGTTTATCGCACTTTACTAGATGCTGTATCAAAAGAGGGTCTTGAGCCAATTGAATCGGAAGGTGTTCCATTTGACCCTAATTTCCATCAAGCGGTTATGCAAGAACAAGACGACTCAAAAGATTCTGGAATCGTGCTTCAAGAATTACAAAAAGGGTATAAGTTAAAAGATAGAATACTTCGACCATCTATGGTTAAAGTAAACGAATAA
- a CDS encoding 16S rRNA (uracil(1498)-N(3))-methyltransferase: MQRYFTNEQIDENNNITITGDDAHHIIQVMRMSPGDEVYVVAENSTYTMTIVEGSAKSVLLKAEEKLEQTNEMPLIVSIVCGLPKGDKLELITQKATELGMHTLYPFEAKRSIVKWDKQKNEKKIVRLQKIAKEAAEQSHRSSIPNIHTPISLKELLEIGTTYDVKFVADEEDAKLEHRQKFAEQLKKVHDKKSILIVFGPEGGLDRSEIKSLLENDFQPISLGPRILRTETAPLYALAAISYEYE, encoded by the coding sequence ATGCAACGTTATTTTACGAATGAACAAATCGATGAGAATAATAATATAACAATTACTGGGGATGATGCGCATCACATAATTCAAGTGATGCGTATGTCACCAGGTGATGAAGTATATGTAGTTGCTGAAAACAGCACATATACAATGACAATTGTAGAGGGATCTGCTAAATCTGTCTTGTTGAAAGCTGAAGAAAAGCTTGAACAAACAAACGAAATGCCGTTAATAGTTTCAATTGTTTGTGGTCTTCCAAAAGGAGATAAGTTAGAGCTAATAACTCAAAAAGCGACAGAACTCGGCATGCACACACTTTATCCGTTTGAAGCAAAAAGATCGATTGTTAAATGGGATAAGCAAAAAAACGAGAAGAAAATTGTTCGGTTACAAAAAATTGCGAAAGAAGCAGCTGAACAATCTCATCGTTCATCTATCCCTAACATACATACGCCAATTTCGTTAAAAGAGCTTTTAGAAATTGGCACAACATACGATGTGAAATTTGTTGCTGATGAAGAAGATGCTAAGTTGGAACACCGCCAGAAATTTGCTGAGCAATTAAAAAAGGTGCATGATAAAAAATCAATACTTATTGTATTTGGCCCAGAAGGTGGACTAGATCGTTCGGAAATAAAAAGCTTATTAGAAAATGATTTTCAACCTATTTCACTTGGACCAAGAATACTTCGAACAGAAACAGCACCGTTATACGCGCTTGCTGCAATTTCTTATGAATATGAATGA